The following DNA comes from Falco rusticolus isolate bFalRus1 chromosome 12, bFalRus1.pri, whole genome shotgun sequence.
agggggcaggagaTGTTGACTTCAGAGAAGTATCTGGAATTGGACAAAGGACTTTGCAGTCCAGGTTTAGTCTGTTCTCTAGGAGCCCACGGGTGCTCAGGGCTTTCCCTAGAGCAGGTAGCACATGCggtgctgggctctggctgTGTAATTACCGCTGTACTGGTGTGCCTGCCTCCTTCAGTCCAGCAGCATGCAAGCACTTTTTGTGTCTCCTCCAGAGCGCTGGTGAAGGGCCACCACAGGCCACTCTGCTCTTATCACCCTCCTGTGGTCTCTGCCGTTGCAGATGAGAGCTTTCCTCAGGCAGTGATTGTCCCACAGGACCTCATCGTGACCAAGAATGAAGAGGCCATATTTGATTGCCAGTTtgcagctgtgccccctcccacaCAGGAGTGGCTCTTCGAAGACAGCCCTGTCACCAACAGATCCAAGTAACAGGGACCCCAGCGATGTGGGCAGGgttgggaggagaagggggcaccatgcttcagaagcagcagaggccAAACCCTAGCTGTGCCGAGGGCCATGGTCAGCGTCAGGCTGGCTTTGGGATAGGTTTCTCAGTGTGGCTGGCTTGGGTGTAGCAGGGCCTGTGCCCTTGTGGGTGGCCTTTATCTGCACAGGACAGCACAAGCGGTTTGTCCTCAAATGGGTCTGTGGGGCTTCAGCCCTAGGTGCCCACATGTGGTGATCCTCAGAGCTGGTGATATCTCCCAGCCCCAGATGTCCATGTGTGGTGATTCCGTGGAGCCGCGAACAGCTCAGACCCCAGACACTCACTTAGGACAATTCGCAGAGCTAGGGACACATCGCAGTACCAGATGCCCACAGGTTCGGGGATCCCAGTCCCCAGATTTGGGGACACCTCCCAGCCCCAACACCTGTGCAGCTATCGCTGTGCCCGTGGCTGCCTTGCACCTCCAGATACAAGTGTGTGGTGATCCCCAGAACCAGGAATGTTTCTGAGCCCCAGACACCTGTGTGTGGGGCAATCTCCAGAGCTGGGAACAtctcccagcccaggctgcccgtGGACGGTGATCCTGGACCCCGGGATGTCtctcagccaggctgtgccaggcaaGTGATGCTGTCTGGGTGTCAGATGCCCAGTGGTCTGGCAGCTCCCAGGCGCCACCttgtgccccctgcccccttccctggctgtgccagctTTCAGAGCTGGCCCACTTTGGTGATGCATCTTTCGGTGGGAGACAGCTCTTCTCCAAGAAAGAGACTTCTGTTAGCTCCTTTCCTCCATGAAGCATGTGTCCCGCTACCTCCTTGTTTATGTGTGCTActcccctgcccctggcacTGGGAAGTGCTGATTTGGCAAAAGAGTCTCCCTCTTGGTTCCACGGGGTCATGTAGGACATCACAGGGCTGTGCCCCTGGCCCATGTCCTGCAGAGATGCCCACTGagccctgcctctccccacATGCCCAGGACCACCGTGTTCGCCAATGGCTCCCTGCTGATCACCCAGGTGAGGGCTCGCAGCACCGGTGTCTATAAGTGTGTTGGCCATGGGCAGAGGGGGAAAGCTCTTGTGCTGAAGGCAACTCTGCGGCTGGCAGGTGAGgtcctggggctggtggcagggtgggcagtgggTCCCAGAGTTGCAGTGTCACTCTGGAGCTATGTGACAGTATAGTGATGGGTCAGTATGTGGAGAACTGCTCAGTTTATCTGTGAAATGGCTCACTCCTGCTGCCTGGATGAGGGAAGCAAGCATAGCCTGTGTGCACTCTCCCTTGGCTGATGCTCCCATGGGGATGGCTGGTGGGTTGGCTACACATTACTGCCCTGTTTGATCCCTGCTGTCTATTGCTCCTCTCAGAGATCGAAGAAATGGCACCCTTCTCTCCGAAGGTGTTGACAGCAAACCAGGGGCACCGCGTGACCTGCACTGCCCCGCGAGGCATACCCACACCTCAGGTCTGGTGGGAAAGGAACCAGGAACGAGTTCCCACTGCTGGCAGGGTGCACcaagaggcagagcagctcGTTTTCACCAGTATCACTGAGACTGATGCAGGGACCTACACATGCCATGCTGCCAACAAGGctggagagaagaaacaggagCTGAGCATCACTGTGGCTAGTAGGCAGCTttctgggaagggctgggagcagagaaGGGGGCTGGATAAGGGCGTTGGGGTGAACTGCAGTAGGATGGCACATTGCCTTGCTGATAGAGGGAGGCATGTCtctcctggctgggctgcaggaccCCGTGGTTGGCTGCACGCTGCCTGCCTGGTCTGCACTGGTGCTGGCCAGAGGGGTGGTGAGCGGCCCTGTGTAATCCATTGCTTCTGTGCCCAGCGGTACCCAAGTGGGTGGAGATGCCCAAGGACAGCCAGCTGGAGGAGAGCAAGCCAGGATACCTGCACTGCCTCAGCAAGGCCTCCCTGAAACCCACCGTCACCTGGTACCGCAACGGCGTCTCCATCTCTGAGGTAAGGCAATGGGGCAAGCCCCTGCTGCTCATGGGCACTTCTGCTGGGCACCTGCTCAGCTCCTTCCTctactgctgctgtttcttgccTTACTCCTAGGCACAGCATCCCTGTCACCCCCACTCTGGCCATATTCCTGGCATCATCTCCATCCTACTGGTGTGTAGGTGCACAATTGACTGTCTTTAGCCACTTGGCCAGCCCCGTGCTTTTGGGGTAGTGACATGAGAGATTGTCACTGCAGCTTGTCTCAGTTCTCCATGTGGGTCTTGGCAGGGGTGTGTCTATGTGAAGCATGGTGTGGGCATGTGGAGTGTCAGGAGTGCTGCAAGCAATGTCTGAGGCCAGGGCTGGTGACAGTGTCATTTCTGCCTcactcccttccctgctctgggcaggacTCACGGTTTGAGATCTCAGAGAATGGGACGCTGCGTATCAACAATGTGGAGGTGTACGATGGGACCATGTACAAGTGTGTGAGCAGCACGCCAGCAGGCAGCATCGAGGGATACGCACGGGTGCACGTGCTAGGTATGCTGGACAAGCACTCCACATTCTCCTCTTGTGGGGAACTGTTTTGCCTGGCAGGTTGCAGGCATGGTGCCTCCAGCCTTTCCTGCAGCCAGGGCGGGGGTGCCTAACAGCACATCTGTCTCttgcagagaagctgaagtTCACTCCGCCACCCCAGCCACTGCAGTGCATGGAGTTTGATAAGGAGGTTACAGTGTCCTGCTCAGCCACTGGCCGGGAAAAACCCACCATCCAGTGGACTAAGACAGGTAAGGGGGAACTCGGATGCAATATGTCTCTTTCTGACCTGGGGCCCCAGGAACCTTGCGCTGGCCCACGTCCATCACAGgtgaagcagcagtgctgcGGCTGCTTGAGAAGCTGCTGTGTGGCTTCATGTATGACCGCTACATCCCTCTTCTTGCATCCTGCAGATGGGAGCAGCTTGCCATCCCATGTCAGCCACAATGCTGGCATCTTGTCCTTCCACAAGGTGAGCAGGAGCGATTCAGGGAACTACACATGCATCGCCTCCAACAGCCCGCAGGGCGAGATCCGTGCCACTGTGCAGCTCGTGGTAGCAGGTGAGGGCTATGCAGCAGGCAGGCGGgtttcctgctgtgctggcctCGCTGTGGGTCTGCCTTGGTGGCACCCAACTGGGACGCCCCTGCAGAGAGGGAAGGGTCTGCCCTGACCCTGAGTTCTGTCCCGACCCCGAGCTCTGCCCCGCAGCACTTGAGTGTCTGGTTTGTCAGTGCTTTGCATGCAGCCTGAGAGGGCGTGTGCCACTGTGCCAATGCTGGCGCTGCTTCCCTATGGAAGCTCAACCCCGTTCCCTCGAGCTTGACAGTGTTTGTGTCGGCCTCTCTGCCTTCAGTTTACGTCACGTTCAAGCTAGAGCCAGAGCCCACGACAGTGTACCAGGGGCACACAGCCATGTTCCAGTGCCAGGCAGAGGGGGACCCTGTGCCACACATCCAGTGGAAAGGGAAGGACAAGATTTTGGATCCCGGCAAGCTCCTGCCCAGGTACGTAACCTCAATTCCAAACTGAAATGTGGCACAGCATGGCGCTCCCCTGCCTACCGAGCATGCAGGTGCTGATGGTGCAGTCTCGGGGTCCCAGCTTGGAAGGGGGAGTCACACAGTCAGCTGTCTCCTGGCCCCAGGGTTTCCCTTTCTGCCACAGCCTGTCAAGTTGCAGTTGAGCTGCAACCATTTGTTCTTGAGCATTGCACAGCCTGAGATTCAAGATGATTGCGCTGGGAATGTGAGGCTGAGACATCCTGGGGAGGTGGGGCTGCAGGTGCCACAAGCATGCCTCTGCCCTCCGGTGCTTGCAAAGGGCTCTGTGTGGTTGGCAGGATTCAGATCATGCCCAATGGCTCCCTGGTGATTTACGACGTTACCACTGAGGACTCTGGAAAATATACCTGTATCGCCGGCAACAGCTGCAACATCAAGCATCGTGAGGCCTTCCTATATGTCGTAGGTAAGGGAGGTACCTGATGTCAGGACATGGCCTGCTGGTACCCCTGGCAGCTCTGGGCCCTGCTTCTGGCCCCACTGGTGGGTGCTGCATGTCAGACCATGCTTGCTATAGGGAGTCACAGCAGCATCCCTACTGGGATGAAGCACAGTGTGCGTGGGCTGTGACCAACATTCTGTGGCTGGACAAGGAGGTGGCCACAGCAGCGGGGGCTTGGAGGGGGCTTTTCTCATTCCGCCAACACATTCCTGAGAAGGATTTGGGAAATCCCTCCACACCTTCATGGGTTTGGTGCTCTCTGCCCCACAGAcaagccagcagcagaagaggatgAGGGACCTGGCAGCCACACACCATACAAAATGATCCAGACCATTGGGCTTTCAGTGGGGGCAGCTGTTGCCTATATTATTATTGTGCTGGGGCTGATGTTCTACTGTAAGAAGCGGAGAAAAGCCAAGAGGTTGAAGAAGCACCCGGAAGGCGAGGAACCCGAAATGGAGTGTCTGAATGGTGAGGCTGACACGCCTAGGGTGGGGGCTTCACTACCAGCCCCTTACCCCTGGGTTGGTAGGGCTGAGGGGCAGGGAGCTCCTGGGGAACAGGGGACAACTCCTTACCCTTGGAGTCTCTTGCTCTTGGTTTTGGCTGTGGCTGGTGGCAGAGACCTGCTGCCAGGTGAGAAATAGGCGAATTAGTGTAAAACCTATATCCCAGCCCTGCATCATGGCCGTCTCTGCTGAGTTACATATcacttctgctttccagcaccTGTACGTGGCTTCACATACACCCTTTGCCAAGGGGAAGGGAGTAGCCCTGTTGCAATGTAATGAAATAGTAGTACTCTGCCGGCCCGTTCAAATCACAgttcagcagctcctggtgctggaGGGAAGACTTTTCAGTGAACAGCCCTGAACTCTGCTGTGAACTCACGTTGTTATCTCTGAAACCTGTATAAGCTTTGAGCATCTACACCATCCTCCAACAAGGACTTCTGGAGCATAACAGGTTATCTgaaaaaaggtttctgtttgctttttgagcTTGTCACCTGTCAGCTCTGCACTGGAACACACAGCTCTTCTGTACATGTGATTGTTCCTGTGAGTGCCTTTCCTGGTTGCACTGTCGCCTCGCTGAGCTGGGGAGCCCCAGACAGACGCGGTGCATCCAGCTTTGCAGAgtggcacagctgtgctgtgtcctGTTTGGAGCTGCGCCACTGGCCTCTGTTCCCTGTCCACAGAGCTCGTTCTGGAGACAGAGCAGGCGGCTTGGGGCTGAGCTCACCACTGCAGATGGGACATCGGGGTTCCTTTCCCCAGGCCTCCGATTGTATCTCTGGCTGCACCTCCCAGTGCTCATTGTCCGTCTGCAGCTGGCCACAGCTGTCCTGTACCTTTGCTTCTAGCTAAGTTGGCAGCTTTGGCAAATAGCTGCCAGCAGCGCCCTTTTCATGTTGGCATGTTGAATTACCCTGGTTCCTGCCTTCTGTGTGTCTGTTGGAGGAtgttccctcctgtcctgtgGTAGCTGAGCTGCTTTTTAACAGCTGTTTCCATGAGACCCTGCAAAGTGCCTGCAAATAGACTAAACTTGGGTCCCCATTTGTGCATGAGCTACATGACTCCTTCAGTGAACTCCAGAGATCTCTGGGGcatcattttcatttgcaaaagcTGTTTCAGCTCTTTCTCCTGACATTGTGGTTGTTCTTGCATCACTGATACCAGTGATGACTTGTAAGTGATGGGGTGCAGTTGAGTTTGCTGCCCTTGTAATTCCCTGGATCTCCCCCTACACCACTGTAAATGCAGACATTGTGCTTCCCCCTCCCAGTTCTCCAGCACACAGCCATGTCCTGATTGAGTGGGGGTTGCTGTGAGGTCCTGGCAAAACATCATGGCTGGGTTTGTCTCTTGGTTTTCCTCCGGTATTGCTACTTTGAACAGAGCCAAACCTGCAGAAGAGAAGTGGGGAGCCtcctgggagcagggatgcaggagcatCTCTGCGGctttgtgctctgctgctgtcaccactGTCAGCTCTTCCTGTGGACCAGTTGCTGGCTGCTCACCTGTGCCAACAGGCTCTGGCCAGCATCCTCTTCCTGGGAAAGgatttgttttaatctttcttgAGGTGGTCTCAGATTTTTACTTTGGCCTgtctttattatattttctttttattctgccaGAGTTTGCCTCTTCTTACCCCTTCATTTGGAACTGGTTTAGCTGTCAGAGAGTTGTATCCTTGCTGCTACAAGCAGACCCAGCTGCTCAGATGTCTGCGCTCCTTTCTGGTACTCCTTTCTCCATAGCCTCTCTGGAGAAGCGGTTTGGAGCTGTCAGCTCCAGTGGAGTCACCCCCTTCACCAATGGTCTTCAAAGATCTggctcttttcctcctcctgatgTAGTCCCTCTTTAGCTGGGTGACCTGAAGTATCTCAGCACCTGCCTGATGACAAGTACTCCCTGGCTGGCCACCAGCTGACTTTTCCAGTGCCCTTAGGATGCAAACAGATTTGGCCTTCCTGTGGATTTGCAGTGGATCCTTGCTATGGATTTCCTATGGATCAATGCACTTCTAACAAGTCAGTCACCTTGCAAGGTCACGTCCTCGGTGTGCCACATCCTGTGCAACAAGGGTGTTTGCTCTCAGTGTCCCTCTGACTGTACTGCTTTTTTTGGGTGAATACAGACAGCGTTTTGGGAGGTTAAGGGCtgtgggggctgaggggagcaTTTGATTTCTGTGTTGACGTGCTAATTTCTCCAGGGCAGCATGGCTGTGTCtctttctccaggagatgctcagGTGTTGTAGGCAGGTGGGCAAATCGGGCAGCTCTTCTACACTTGGTTCCCCTCTGGACTGCTGGATATGTAAATTAAACCTCCTGTTCATTTTTGCAGTCCCGTTGCTCTTAACAGTCTTGTCAAAGCTCTGAAACGTGGAGGTGTCTGTTCTCAGAAgtgcctgttgctgctgcccACTGGTGCTGTCTTTCAGTGGCAGCATACTTGCTCTGCAGCTCTCAGTATTTTCTTGGCACGGTTGCAGCAGTCATCTTGTATTATCCTCTTTGGCTTCAGGCTTGTAGTCTTGAGACACTATCAGTCATGAGTGCAGACAGAACAGGGTCAAACAGTCTTGCTAATAATTAGCATAGAAACAGGAGAGTGTAAGTGGTATCGAGCTTTGATTTATAGGGTAGATGTTGGGTTTTTGCTATGGTCTTCTGCAAATGTTACTCCAGTGTGAGAGAGGACAGCTGTCAGTAGCCATGGCTCTTAAGTCAACATGTCTCAGTCTTCACAGCTCCAAGCCTACCTGCAGCAAAGCCACGGTCCCTGTCATCGTGGCCAGACCTGCACAGGATGTGCTGGTGGACTGGTACCTGTCTTGTACGCCTGTGTTGTaaacatgcatgcacacacactgctgTACAGTACTCCTTGGTGGAAATTATGGGCAGTGGGATTCCCGTTGGAGTTACCTCACGTTGGGTCAGGTCTTAATTTTGTGATTAAATCCTTTTGCGTGGCCAGGTGTTTCCTTATTGTTTGCTCCTGGACTAGTTGATGTGGAGTGTGCAGAGTAATGCAGGGTGATGCTGCAGGTGTCTCAGCCGCCTTGGCTCAGTGTTGTGTCCCACTTCACATTCAAACTCCTGCCTTCAGCTTATGGAAAGTACCACTTCCTAGTGCCAGGTCTGATCCAAGCAGTAAATGGATTCAAAATCAAGGTTTGCTATCTATACAGACTTTCCCTTACGAGCTGCCTGTAAAATGCCAGGTTCTCTTCTTTAAGGCAGTAATGTTTTGTCCTGGTCGCTGGCTTGTGTTTGTGCCAGGGAAATTGCTAGTGCAGTTCCTGAGCGGAAAGCTTGCTGGGGTTGATTGCAAGCACAGTGCTTCCTAGTGCTGCTTTAGCCCAGGCAATAAACTCCAGGCTGATCTGATCTGATGAGTTCAAGATTACCAAGGACATGAGCACTGCGGGCTTGCTCAGGAGtgagcaaggagcagggagtctgtctgcagcagccactgccagATAGACCTGAGTCCCTCGGGCATCAGGAGGCTGTGGTTATAGTGAGCAGGGTTCTCTCTGCTTTATCTCTGCCTCATATCcaacctcctgctgctgttctgcagagtTTTGTCAATGGTAGTTCGAATGTAGCCACCTCTTTGGGATGACTGAGTGGTGTAGGATGGACAAGGCCAGATGGGGCTGGTTGGCTCTGGGACCAAGCCGTTTCTCAGCATCTGATTTCaagggtggctgcagggctgccagagATGCGACCGGACCTGAGCCCAGAGGGGACAACTGTGTGGAGGCCACTCTGTTGTTGCCTGGGGCTAGACATCAAGCTGGGGTGCTTGGAGCCAGTTGTGGGTGCTAGGATTGTCAGCCCCAGAAGGGGCTAATCCCCGGCATGATGTTATCTGCACAGCCCAGAGAGATGCTGAAGCCATTTGTACTTCCCTTGCAGGTGATGCTTTGCTGCAGAACGGGCAGATGACGGCGGAGATCCAGGAAGAAGTGGCCTTGACCAACATGGGCAGCAGCTCGGGGGCCAGCAAGCGGCACAGTGCTGCTGACAAGATGCACTTTCCACGTTCCAGCCTGCAGACAATCACAACCCTAGGTATGCTGGGCCACCCTGGCCCTgaccccaccccagcaggaaACCTGTGGCTGAAACCCCAGCATGTCCTGGCCAGAAAACTGGatgtgctggggtgcaggggtcctgtggctgctgggctgtCAAATACATACGCTGTCCTGATGTGTGCCCTATGCTTCCAGGCAGGGGGGAGTTTGGTGAAGTGTTCCTGGCCAAGGCAAAAGGTGCAGAGGATGGCGAGGGTGAAGCACTGGTCCTGGTGAAGAGCCTGCAGACAAGGgatgagcagctgcagctggactTCAGGCGAGAGGCCGAGATGTTTGGCAAGCTGAACCACTCTAACGTGGTgcggctgctggggctgtgccgtGAGGCAGAGCCACACTACATGGTCCTGGAGTATGTGGACTTGGTAagggccctgccagcagtgcctgcagtgagagggaggaggagggataGACAACAGGTGTGAGATCTGCAAGTGTGATGTGGGCCAGGCTGGCACCACAGGGTATAGGGAGACCAGGCTGAGCTTACCACTGTGTTCCCAACATGTGGATGAATCTTGAGGGGAATAAGGGTCTCCTGCAAGACCTGGAGATGCCTTCATCCTCTTCCGCATCCTCCTGATTTCTGGTTTATGTCCAGGACTCAGCTGGATAAATTTAGCTCTGGGACTCCATGCTGCAGAATGGCTGCAAATGCCAAGGGCTACTGTGGGGAGCATGggagagaaattaatttggggCCTGAAGAACCTCCTGG
Coding sequences within:
- the PTK7 gene encoding inactive tyrosine-protein kinase 7 isoform X1; translation: MAAVRALLVLVVETQAMILFTKEPYSQDALHGRSAILRCEVEEPAGVQFEWLQNGLPVQDTEQRFKEGSNLQFAAISRHRDAGVFQCVARNVLTGEEARTANASFNIKWIETGSVVLKQPATVAEIQPSSTVVLRCHIDGHPRPTWQWFQDGTPLPDGHSTYSVSNKERTLTLRSVSPDDNGLYYCCARSAVGFVCSQNNFTLNIIDESFPQAVIVPQDLIVTKNEEAIFDCQFAAVPPPTQEWLFEDSPVTNRSKTTVFANGSLLITQVRARSTGVYKCVGHGQRGKALVLKATLRLAEIEEMAPFSPKVLTANQGHRVTCTAPRGIPTPQVWWERNQERVPTAGRVHQEAEQLVFTSITETDAGTYTCHAANKAGEKKQELSITVATVPKWVEMPKDSQLEESKPGYLHCLSKASLKPTVTWYRNGVSISEDSRFEISENGTLRINNVEVYDGTMYKCVSSTPAGSIEGYARVHVLEKLKFTPPPQPLQCMEFDKEVTVSCSATGREKPTIQWTKTDGSSLPSHVSHNAGILSFHKVSRSDSGNYTCIASNSPQGEIRATVQLVVAVYVTFKLEPEPTTVYQGHTAMFQCQAEGDPVPHIQWKGKDKILDPGKLLPRIQIMPNGSLVIYDVTTEDSGKYTCIAGNSCNIKHREAFLYVVDKPAAEEDEGPGSHTPYKMIQTIGLSVGAAVAYIIIVLGLMFYCKKRRKAKRLKKHPEGEEPEMECLNGDALLQNGQMTAEIQEEVALTNMGSSSGASKRHSAADKMHFPRSSLQTITTLGRGEFGEVFLAKAKGAEDGEGEALVLVKSLQTRDEQLQLDFRREAEMFGKLNHSNVVRLLGLCREAEPHYMVLEYVDLGDLKQFLRISKSKDDSLKPQPLTTKHKVSLCTQVALGMEHLSNGRFVHRDLAARNCLVSAQRQVKVSSLSLSKDVYNSEYYHFRQAWIPLRWMPPEAVLEDEFSTKSDVWSFGVLMWEVFMHGEMPYAPLADDEVLAGLQSGKTKLPHPEGCPSRLLKLMQRCWAPSPKDRPSFSELATALGDSPADSKA
- the PTK7 gene encoding inactive tyrosine-protein kinase 7 isoform X2 codes for the protein MILFTKEPYSQDALHGRSAILRCEVEEPAGVQFEWLQNGLPVQDTEQRFKEGSNLQFAAISRHRDAGVFQCVARNVLTGEEARTANASFNIKWIETGSVVLKQPATVAEIQPSSTVVLRCHIDGHPRPTWQWFQDGTPLPDGHSTYSVSNKERTLTLRSVSPDDNGLYYCCARSAVGFVCSQNNFTLNIIDESFPQAVIVPQDLIVTKNEEAIFDCQFAAVPPPTQEWLFEDSPVTNRSKTTVFANGSLLITQVRARSTGVYKCVGHGQRGKALVLKATLRLAEIEEMAPFSPKVLTANQGHRVTCTAPRGIPTPQVWWERNQERVPTAGRVHQEAEQLVFTSITETDAGTYTCHAANKAGEKKQELSITVATVPKWVEMPKDSQLEESKPGYLHCLSKASLKPTVTWYRNGVSISEDSRFEISENGTLRINNVEVYDGTMYKCVSSTPAGSIEGYARVHVLEKLKFTPPPQPLQCMEFDKEVTVSCSATGREKPTIQWTKTDGSSLPSHVSHNAGILSFHKVSRSDSGNYTCIASNSPQGEIRATVQLVVAVYVTFKLEPEPTTVYQGHTAMFQCQAEGDPVPHIQWKGKDKILDPGKLLPRIQIMPNGSLVIYDVTTEDSGKYTCIAGNSCNIKHREAFLYVVDKPAAEEDEGPGSHTPYKMIQTIGLSVGAAVAYIIIVLGLMFYCKKRRKAKRLKKHPEGEEPEMECLNGDALLQNGQMTAEIQEEVALTNMGSSSGASKRHSAADKMHFPRSSLQTITTLGRGEFGEVFLAKAKGAEDGEGEALVLVKSLQTRDEQLQLDFRREAEMFGKLNHSNVVRLLGLCREAEPHYMVLEYVDLGDLKQFLRISKSKDDSLKPQPLTTKHKVSLCTQVALGMEHLSNGRFVHRDLAARNCLVSAQRQVKVSSLSLSKDVYNSEYYHFRQAWIPLRWMPPEAVLEDEFSTKSDVWSFGVLMWEVFMHGEMPYAPLADDEVLAGLQSGKTKLPHPEGCPSRLLKLMQRCWAPSPKDRPSFSELATALGDSPADSKA